The Candidatus Poribacteria bacterium genome segment CGTACCGGTTTTGCATCGTATCCCAGAATGCAACGTTATGAGAATCAAACATGGGCCAAGGGTCATCTGGTGCTATCAAGATCGGATCTTGGTCCAACGTCTGCCAATGCACACCATCTGGGGAGGTGAACCCCCGCAACGTAGCACGTTTATCTATCGGCGGACCTACTCCAACGGCTTTGTAACGCTCTGAGTCTGACGCATTTAGGTTGCCGTCCTTGAAAACACACAGCGCTTTTGCTTCGCTCCCTTGGAGGACAATATTGTTTTCCCTGTTCCCGTTGAACTCAAAGATTCCTAGCGTTGGACGTTCCCAATGCACACCATCTGTGCTCTCTGCATAGGCTGTGCATTGGTCTTCCCATGTCGATTCCGAACCGCACCCCCGATACCACAACCGATAGCAATCACCCTCTTGCATCACCACCGGATCATAACTTATTGACCCTTCCCACGGTTGATTGAACTCAAGGACGACCTCTTGGGGAATGGGATTGTGCATTTGAAGACTAACGCCATTCATCTCTTCGATAAGCCAATCATCTACGAATAGTTCCAACCTTGAATTGATATTCCGTAACCCCTCCATTTATCCCCTCCAGTTGGTTTGATGCCGTTGCATCGATCTGCACCTTTTCACGCACTCCCTAATTTTCACCATCAAGTAGCTGTTCGGCGCTCAAACTGTCAGCGTCCAATTCCTGAATCCAACCCATAACTTCTCTCATCTGTTGAAGTGCATTCTTTTCTTCCAACGCCAATGTCAGGCGCCTGCCGGTGTCTCTCAGTGTGACTCTCACTTCCTTTGCCGTTGGTTCTACCTCCAACGCTGCACGGTATTCCTCCACAGCGTCCAAAATTTCATCGCGACCAATATAACACACAGCGAGGCTATTTCGCGCACGGGCAAGGTGGTTCTTAATGCGTGGTGAATGCCGATCATCGACAAACTGCCGCTCAAATTGGGATTCAATTGATAACAGGTTTTGATAAGCAATGTTATTTATCGGTGTAAGAGCCAAGGCGGACTCAAAAGCTTCTATCGCTAAAATTGGTTGTCTTCTCAACAGGTAAAGATAGCCGATTGTATTGTAAACTTCTGTAGTTTTTGCCGATGCGTCGATCTTTTCAAACTCGGCAAGCGCGGCAGTATATCTTCTTTGATTCATGAGCGTATTTCCGCGTGCGACGTATAGATTTTTTGACACGTTTTCTGTTTGCAAACTCTGAGGCGCATCTTTCAAAAGCGCCCCCAACTCTTTTTCAGCAGTTACGAAGTCACCTGCAAGTTGATAAGTGTTGATGATGCTCAATCGGAGATTCACCTGTTGAGGCGACAACGCAAGCGCAAGCCGTAACTGATCTATTGCTTCATTGTATCGTTCTTTGCTGTCGAGGTGTTGTGCGTAATGATGGTAGGCAGCAACGAGGTTCTTACGAGATTGCCAATCATCAGGTTTTGCGGAAAACGCTGACCGGAATGCGTCAATCGCCTGTGGATATGCCCCTTTTTTGAGATACAGTTCGCCGAGTAGGCTGTGTGCATCGGCATCAGCATCTACCTGAATAAGTTGGAGATAGGCATCAATCGCCTTGTCGATATGCCCTGATTTGCGGTGTGTGTTGGCGCGTTTCCACAGAACATCCACTAGGTTTGCATACGCGATATTCAGCGTTGGGGTCAATTGTAACGCTTCCCGATACGCAGCGATTGCCTCCTCCCAACGCTGGGCGCCCGTCAACTCTACACCGTAGTTGCTCAAATACCCCGCAAGGTTCTGTTTGATTTCTAATTCAGCGGGATCGAATTCAAATGCCCTACGGTATTGTGCGATGGCGCTTTTGAGGTCACCGTCCCTTGCATAAGCATCGCCCATAAGGCGATACAGAAGCGCATCCTCCGGTTTGAACTGGAGTGCTTCGCCGAAATACATCGCCGCTTTTTGATACGCTTTAACGTTCAGTGCCTCGATACCTCGCTCCCGAAATATCTGATAAAGATTATTCCGAGGCGTCGGATCGTAGGGATTCATTTTGAGCGATTTTCGGAAGGCAGTTATGGACTGGTCAATTTCTCCGGTCCGATAGTACATCACGCCAATTGTGTTGTAATCGTTGGACGAAGGCATCTGCTTGAGCGTTTCTTCAAGTAGGTCCACCGCTTGTTGGGAGAGACCAACTCTCTGGTATACCTGTAGCAGGGTTTCCCGTGCCGGGTCGAAGTCTGGGTTTATTTCAAGACAGTTTTTGAAGCTAGCAACAGCCAGTTCGGTATCTCCCTTGTCGTCGTAGATTGTCCCTAGCAGGTAATGTGTGCGTGCGTTCGTTGGGTTGGTTTCGAGCTGCTCTTTTAAAATGTTAATGGCAATATCGTGTTGAGGCGTGTTTTGTGGTGTGGAGTAGACTTTCAGTAATGTTGCTCGATCCCGAGTAGTTGGACGTTGTGCAATTGATGCCCAAAAACTCACGTCAAGTGGATTAGGACTATGCCCCCACAGCCCGATAGCATGTCCAAATTCATGAAGGCAAACCGTTCGAGTCTCTTCCCGCGACAGTTTTTCCGATAACGAAGGCCTAGGTAGTGAGAGGATAATTTCGACGGAGAAATCCCCAAAGCGGTGGCGTGTGAGTTCTGCTTTTCCATAGGTCATATCCATGTTTGCCGGGTTGTTATATCCCCAACGGACCAAAATATCAGCATCCTTGCTCGTTCTCAACTCCTGAAACTGAATTTTTCCATCGGAGACCGCTTCCCACTGTCGCATCGCATACCTTAGCGCGGGAAGGTAGGTCACTTGTAGCGTCGGTGTAATGTAAACGGTGATCGGCATTTCGACAAAGCGGGTAATCCTGCCGTGAGAGAAGACTGTGATTTGATCGAAATAGTCGTCAGCCAAAGCCGAAACGGCAGAGATCAGGAGTATCACAGAGAGGACGATGCCTCGAAGTGGACCATGAATTTTCATCGGCTTTTTCCTTGTAGGATCGGACTTGCACAACGGTAAATTAATTACCGCTTCATTCGCAAACTATTGGTGACGACGGTCACACTGCTAAAAGCCATGGCGAGGGCAGCCAGCACAGGGTGCAGGGCGCGTAGCATCATCGGTAGGAAAGTGAACGGGTACAGCGCACCCGCTGCCACCGGGATGAGGAGGACATTGTAGAAAAAAGCCC includes the following:
- a CDS encoding tetratricopeptide repeat protein — its product is MKIHGPLRGIVLSVILLISAVSALADDYFDQITVFSHGRITRFVEMPITVYITPTLQVTYLPALRYAMRQWEAVSDGKIQFQELRTSKDADILVRWGYNNPANMDMTYGKAELTRHRFGDFSVEIILSLPRPSLSEKLSREETRTVCLHEFGHAIGLWGHSPNPLDVSFWASIAQRPTTRDRATLLKVYSTPQNTPQHDIAINILKEQLETNPTNARTHYLLGTIYDDKGDTELAVASFKNCLEINPDFDPARETLLQVYQRVGLSQQAVDLLEETLKQMPSSNDYNTIGVMYYRTGEIDQSITAFRKSLKMNPYDPTPRNNLYQIFRERGIEALNVKAYQKAAMYFGEALQFKPEDALLYRLMGDAYARDGDLKSAIAQYRRAFEFDPAELEIKQNLAGYLSNYGVELTGAQRWEEAIAAYREALQLTPTLNIAYANLVDVLWKRANTHRKSGHIDKAIDAYLQLIQVDADADAHSLLGELYLKKGAYPQAIDAFRSAFSAKPDDWQSRKNLVAAYHHYAQHLDSKERYNEAIDQLRLALALSPQQVNLRLSIINTYQLAGDFVTAEKELGALLKDAPQSLQTENVSKNLYVARGNTLMNQRRYTAALAEFEKIDASAKTTEVYNTIGYLYLLRRQPILAIEAFESALALTPINNIAYQNLLSIESQFERQFVDDRHSPRIKNHLARARNSLAVCYIGRDEILDAVEEYRAALEVEPTAKEVRVTLRDTGRRLTLALEEKNALQQMREVMGWIQELDADSLSAEQLLDGEN